The genomic stretch CAGCTTCACTACAAGGGATTGATATCCGTCAGATGCTGGCTGGTGCTAAAGATATGGATAGCGCTACCGGTAGCCCCGAGCTCAAAAGCAATCCAGCAGCGTTACTTGCCCTATGCTGGTACTTTGCTGGCAATGGTAACGGGGAGAAAGATATGGTCATGTTGCCTTACAAAGACAGTCTATTGCTATTCTCCCGTTACTTACAGCAGCTGGTAATGGAATCTCTAGGTAAGGAAAAAGACCTAGATGGCAATACGGTTTATCAGGGCATTGCAGTTTATGGTAACAAAGGCTCAACGGATCAACATGCCTACGTACAGCAACTTCGGGAAGGTGTTCCCAATTTCTTTGTCACGTTCATTGAAGTCTTAGAAGACCGACAAGGGAAGTCTCCAGAAGTAGAACCTGGTGTAACTACGGGAGACTATCTATCAGGTTTATTACAAGGTACTCGGCAAGCGTTGTATGAAAATCAACGGGATTCCATTACCGTAAGCATTCGTCAGGTCAATCCTAGAACCGTGGGGGCATTGATTGCCCTGTATGAACGTGCTGTTGGTCTTTATGCATCCTTGGTAAATATCAATGCCTATCACCAACCTGGGGTAGAAGCGGGTAAAAAAGCCGCCGCTGCCATTCTGGATTTACAGAAAAAGGTGATGGAGGTACTACACCAGGAAAGTGCTGCCATATCTGTTTCGGAGTTAGCTGAGAAAGTGGGAGCCCCTGACCAAATTGAAGGGATTTACAAATTGCTCCGTCATCTGGCTTATAATCAGCGGGGTATTGTCTTAGAAGGGAATCTGGGGCAACCAAGTAGTCTAAAAGTTTGTGCTGTATAAGCTAATACACATTTCACCTTTTTTGTTGACAGTTGACTGTTAATCATTGACAGCCAACTGTCAAATTTAAGGCTAGTTAACAGGCTTCCCTAGTCAACCCAACTAAACGGACAAGGGGTCTCCCCTTATAATCTTTGATTTAACGAGAGGGGAATTGCCCGACGGGGTATATTGGTTCTTGACATATTGTTTGAGTGGTTCAACTAAGGGCTGATGATACTGACCTACTGCTACAAAATTAAGCCGAACACCGAGCAAGTAGCCATCATGGACAGATGGCTAGAACTGTTGCGCCGTCACTGGAACTATGCTCTAGGGCAAAGACTTGATTGGCTCAATAGGACTCGTTGCTCTATTGATAGATGCAGTATCGTTAGTGAACCGATTGGTGCAATTCCGGAGAGGGTCAATTACTACACCCAGCAATCTGCTCTCAAGGAAACTAAGCGGCTGTTTCCTGAGTACAAAAAGATCTACGCCGAAACTCAACAGGTGAATCTGCAACGGCTGAACAAAGCATGGGATAGATGGCGTAAACCGGATGCCAGTGGCAAGCGTGGCGGAAGACCTCGCTTCAAAAAGCCTGGAGATCTTCGGTCGTTTGTGTTCCCCAGGGTTAACCATACCAAAGCCGGAGCGCACCTAATCGATGGTGTACTAAAGCTCAGTAGAATCGGTTCTATGGCTGTGGTAATGCACCGACCCCTGCCGGAAGGTTTCACCTTGAAGCAATGTACCATCATCAAAAAGGCTGATGGCTGGTATTGTTGTATCTCAATGAAAGATGATACTGTCCCTGAGCTGTTACCTGTGGCTTCAGTTAAATCTGCTGTCGGTATCGACGTTGGCTTGGAAAAATTTTTAACCACATCTGACGGCGAAGCTGTGCCTATTGCACAGTTCTATCGTAAGGCTCAAAACAGACTGGCTCAAGCTCAACAAGTAATGTCGCGTCGTGTTAAGGGTTCTAAAAACTGGGAAAAAGCTAAGAATCAAGTGGCTTTATTGCACCTTCATTTAACCCGTTGCCGAAAGGAATTTCACTACCAGGTTGCACATTGGTTGTGTAGTAAGTACGACCTGATTGCTCATGAAAATTTAAACATCAAAGGACTCGCTCGAACTAAGCTAGCAAAATCAATACATGATGCCGCGTGGGGGTCATTTCTGGAAATCTTACAAGCAGTGGCGGTCAAACGCGGTTTGTTAGTCCAGAAAGTCAACCCACGGGGTACAAGTATTGAGTGTTTCAATTGTGGAGCTTCAGTTGAGAAAAATCTAGCTGACAGAGTCCATCATTGTCCTGATTGTGGAGTAAAAATTGACCGCGATTGGAATAGTGGCATCAACATTTTGAATCGTGCATTAATGGCGGTTGGACTGCCGCTCAATGGCTGTGGTAAATCGATACAGGATATCGAGGAGCAGCAAGTCTCATTTGCGAATTTGAGAAGCCCACATCATAATCTCTGATTTGATGTGGGAGTGGTCACGAAACTTGCTAGAATAGAAACCATAAAAAGTAGTATTTTATCTTAAATGTAACGTTTTTTACAAACAAATTAACGTTTTTTAAAATTTTGGTTACAATGCTGGGCATAAAGGTAGCTGAATTAAAGAGGTCAGAGGTGCAATGGCTCAGTCTGATGTAGTAACTGTCGGTCAATACCTTACTCAACGCCTGCAAGCCGCTGGTGTCAAGCATATTTTTGGCGTAGTGGGAGATTACGTCCTCGGTCTGATGGATGTCTTGCTAGAGAGTTCTGTAGAGTTAATCTACACCTGTAACGAACTCAATGCCGGATATGCGGCTGATGCCTATGCTCGCCTTAATGGTGTTGGTGGGTTGTGCGTTACCTATAATGTCGGTGGACTCAGTCTAGTCAATGCGGTGGCGGGTGCCTATGCTGAGCTAGTCCCCCTGATCGTGATTAGTGGAGCACCTAACAGTTCCCAGCGGCAACATAAGTTACTCTTACATCACACTGCTGGTAATTACAATCTACAGCTGGAAATTTTTGAAAAAATTACAGTGGCAGCCGTGAGGCTTACCAGCCCTAGTCAAGCGGCAAGGCAAATCGACCAGACCATTGCTGCTTGTTTGCGCCACCGCAGACCTGTATACATTGAAATTCCCTCAGACATAGTCAATCAACCTTGTCCTGTTACTGGGGAACGTGACTTACCAGAAGCCCCAATTATGGATATCCACGCTTTATCAGAGGCAGTTGAAGAGGCTGTAAGTTTGCTAGAGCAATCCCAGCATCCCGTTGTTATAGCTGGGGTTGAACTCCACCGCTACGGTATAGCAGACCAACTTACCCACCTGCTGGAGCAGACGGGATATCCCTTCGCTACCACTCTGTTAGGCAAGTCAATCATCTCGGAAAGCCACCCACAATTCATTGGCAGCTATGCAGGAGCGTTCAGTCAGGAGTATGTACGCCAACGAGTTGAAACAGCCGACTGTATTTTATGCCTGGGTGCCTTCATGTCAGACATTAATCTGGGTGCTTTCACTGCCCAACTGCCGGAAGAGCGATTAATCAACGCTAATTCTGACAAAGTCAAAATCAAACACCACTTCTATTCTCCAGTGTATCTACCGGATTTCATGGCTGGTTTAACTGCCAAACTTCAGAAGAAAAAATCTGATGTCTTGGATATCAAGCCAGCTATAGAGTCTTTGTCTAAACGCTTTGAGTCACAACCTGAGCAAAAGCTAACCAACGCCAGATTCTATGAGCGGATGACTCACTTTATTGATGATGAGTCAATCGTGATTGCTGAAACTGGTGATGCTTTAATTGCTACCGTTGATTTGGTACTCCACGGAGACAGCGACTACATTGGACAGGCGCTTTACACATCTATTGGCTTCTCAGTTCCTGCCTGCCTAGGAGTCGGTTTGGCTGTTCCTAACCGTAGACCGATTGTGTTTGTCGGTGATGGTGCCTTCCAGATGACTTGTCAGGAACTTTCTACGATTATTAGGCATCAACTTAACCCGATTATCTTCTTAATTAATAATGACGGGTACACTATTGAGCGAGCTATCCATGAAGGCTCGTACAACAATATTCAACCTTGGAAATATCATCAGTTACCCCAGGTTTTTGGCAATAGCTGGAGTTGCCAAGTGCGTACTGAAGGTGAGCT from Moorena sp. SIOASIH encodes the following:
- a CDS encoding glucose-6-phosphate isomerase, which gives rise to MDAAALWQRYQDWLYYHEGLELYLDISRMGFDDAFVEAMLPKFEKAFKDMDALVNGAIANPDENRMVGHYWLRDPDLAPTPELQQDIVNTLEKIETFTQNVHTGAIHPPRAPKFTDVLSIGIGGSALGPEFVAEALALDSPPLAIHFIDNTDPAGIDTVLTRLQDRLSSTLVLVISKSGGTPETRNGMVEVKTAYESQNLDFAAQAVAITGVGSKLDQLAKSEGWLATFPMYDWVGGRTSEMSAVGLLPASLQGIDIRQMLAGAKDMDSATGSPELKSNPAALLALCWYFAGNGNGEKDMVMLPYKDSLLLFSRYLQQLVMESLGKEKDLDGNTVYQGIAVYGNKGSTDQHAYVQQLREGVPNFFVTFIEVLEDRQGKSPEVEPGVTTGDYLSGLLQGTRQALYENQRDSITVSIRQVNPRTVGALIALYERAVGLYASLVNINAYHQPGVEAGKKAAAAILDLQKKVMEVLHQESAAISVSELAEKVGAPDQIEGIYKLLRHLAYNQRGIVLEGNLGQPSSLKVCAV
- a CDS encoding transposase; the encoded protein is MILTYCYKIKPNTEQVAIMDRWLELLRRHWNYALGQRLDWLNRTRCSIDRCSIVSEPIGAIPERVNYYTQQSALKETKRLFPEYKKIYAETQQVNLQRLNKAWDRWRKPDASGKRGGRPRFKKPGDLRSFVFPRVNHTKAGAHLIDGVLKLSRIGSMAVVMHRPLPEGFTLKQCTIIKKADGWYCCISMKDDTVPELLPVASVKSAVGIDVGLEKFLTTSDGEAVPIAQFYRKAQNRLAQAQQVMSRRVKGSKNWEKAKNQVALLHLHLTRCRKEFHYQVAHWLCSKYDLIAHENLNIKGLARTKLAKSIHDAAWGSFLEILQAVAVKRGLLVQKVNPRGTSIECFNCGASVEKNLADRVHHCPDCGVKIDRDWNSGINILNRALMAVGLPLNGCGKSIQDIEEQQVSFANLRSPHHNL
- a CDS encoding thiamine pyrophosphate-binding protein, with protein sequence MAQSDVVTVGQYLTQRLQAAGVKHIFGVVGDYVLGLMDVLLESSVELIYTCNELNAGYAADAYARLNGVGGLCVTYNVGGLSLVNAVAGAYAELVPLIVISGAPNSSQRQHKLLLHHTAGNYNLQLEIFEKITVAAVRLTSPSQAARQIDQTIAACLRHRRPVYIEIPSDIVNQPCPVTGERDLPEAPIMDIHALSEAVEEAVSLLEQSQHPVVIAGVELHRYGIADQLTHLLEQTGYPFATTLLGKSIISESHPQFIGSYAGAFSQEYVRQRVETADCILCLGAFMSDINLGAFTAQLPEERLINANSDKVKIKHHFYSPVYLPDFMAGLTAKLQKKKSDVLDIKPAIESLSKRFESQPEQKLTNARFYERMTHFIDDESIVIAETGDALIATVDLVLHGDSDYIGQALYTSIGFSVPACLGVGLAVPNRRPIVFVGDGAFQMTCQELSTIIRHQLNPIIFLINNDGYTIERAIHEGSYNNIQPWKYHQLPQVFGNSWSCQVRTEGELELALEQAKANEDKISFIEVHLDRLDCSYGVKRLGKALSAMQGLSE